From Natranaeroarchaeum aerophilus, one genomic window encodes:
- a CDS encoding nucleotide sugar dehydrogenase, which yields MSRTVSGLLYDPGREDAPTEAQRHAFRSGEIPVAVYGLGKMGLPLAGVYAETCGNVIGADIDEDVVAGINDGKSHIKREPGLDELVTELVGEDALRAVADPADAAREATVHVIIIPTLLTDEHVPDLSILRSVVDDVATGLSPGDLVVVESTVPPRTCSEMVYPRLQRESGLAAGEFGLAFCPERTASGRALEDIRGAYPKVVGGIDTESTRVAGLIYDAINEQGTIPVSDTTTAEAVKVFEGVYRDVNIALANELARMTDELEIDVREAIEVANTQPYCDIHDPGPGVGGHCIPYYPYFLIEGLETRNRLLRTAREINDEMPAFTVRKLAEELASDGKNVAEARVAVLGLTYRPGVEETRASPAMPITNRLADLGADVLTIDPMLDDTSEFAGEQVPLETLYDHDLDAVVLVTPHDEFEAIDWTAFERPLVVVDGHAALDLAGTDHRHYAIGTGRPR from the coding sequence ATGAGCCGAACAGTGTCTGGGCTGCTGTACGATCCCGGTCGCGAGGACGCCCCGACCGAGGCACAGCGCCACGCGTTCCGGTCCGGCGAGATACCGGTCGCCGTCTACGGGCTCGGCAAGATGGGTCTCCCGCTCGCGGGCGTGTACGCCGAGACCTGCGGGAACGTGATCGGTGCGGATATCGATGAGGACGTCGTCGCAGGGATCAACGACGGGAAGAGCCATATCAAGCGCGAGCCCGGTCTCGACGAACTCGTGACGGAACTCGTCGGGGAGGACGCACTGCGTGCGGTTGCGGATCCGGCGGATGCGGCCCGCGAGGCCACGGTTCACGTCATTATCATCCCGACGCTCCTGACCGACGAGCACGTCCCCGACCTCTCGATCCTGCGGAGCGTCGTCGACGACGTGGCGACCGGGCTGTCCCCGGGGGATCTCGTCGTTGTCGAATCGACGGTTCCGCCCCGGACCTGCTCGGAGATGGTCTACCCCCGGCTGCAGCGAGAGAGCGGGCTGGCAGCTGGCGAGTTCGGCCTCGCCTTCTGCCCGGAACGCACAGCGAGCGGGCGGGCGCTCGAAGACATCCGGGGAGCGTACCCGAAAGTCGTCGGTGGGATCGACACGGAGAGTACGCGCGTTGCCGGACTCATCTACGATGCGATCAACGAGCAGGGGACGATTCCGGTCTCCGATACGACCACTGCGGAGGCGGTCAAGGTGTTCGAGGGCGTCTACCGGGACGTCAACATCGCGCTGGCGAACGAACTCGCCCGGATGACGGACGAACTGGAGATCGACGTCCGCGAGGCGATCGAGGTCGCCAACACCCAGCCGTACTGTGATATCCACGATCCCGGACCAGGCGTCGGCGGGCACTGCATCCCCTACTATCCGTACTTCCTGATCGAGGGGCTAGAGACCAGAAACCGTCTGCTCAGGACCGCCCGCGAGATCAACGACGAGATGCCCGCGTTCACAGTGAGAAAGCTCGCCGAGGAGCTGGCGAGCGACGGGAAGAACGTGGCAGAGGCCCGGGTCGCTGTGCTCGGGCTCACCTACCGTCCCGGCGTCGAAGAGACTCGCGCAAGCCCGGCGATGCCGATCACCAACCGACTCGCAGACCTCGGTGCGGACGTCCTGACGATCGATCCGATGCTCGATGACACGAGTGAGTTCGCTGGCGAACAGGTCCCCCTCGAAACGCTGTACGACCACGACCTCGATGCCGTGGTTCTCGTCACCCCTCACGATGAGTTCGAGGCGATCGACTGGACCGCCTTCGAGCGCCCACTCGTCGTGGTCGATGGCCACGCCGCGCTCGACCTCGCGGGGACCGATCACCGCCACTACGCGATCGGTACGGGACGCCCACGATGA